The Syntrophotalea acetylenivorans genome contains the following window.
TTTACGACAGCAGGGATTTTGCTATAGCGAATTGGAAAAGGCCGGATACTATGTCGTGGTGGCTGAGGCCGAAGTTCGTTACCGGGCACCGGCATTTTACGAGGATCGCCTGATTGTTGAAACCAACCTTTGTCGACTCCGGAGAAAGTTGCTTGAATTCCGGTACCGGATTTACGGACCGAAAGAAAGGTTGCTGGTCGAAGGGCGTACGCTGCATATGGTATTGGGGGCTGATCGACGTCCAACAAGTCTGCCCCCGGAGTTTATGGAACGCTTGCAAGGCTCTGTCGCAGAAGGTCAAGCCTAAGATAATTATCGGCTTGACTTAGCTAAATTCAATTGTTATAAATTCGCACGTACCGGGCGAATAGCTCAGTTGGGAGAGCATCGGCCTTACA
Protein-coding sequences here:
- a CDS encoding acyl-CoA thioesterase is translated as MSGSRTELTVRYAETDAQGIVHHANYLVWFEEGRSDYLRQQGFCYSELEKAGYYVVVAEAEVRYRAPAFYEDRLIVETNLCRLRRKLLEFRYRIYGPKERLLVEGRTLHMVLGADRRPTSLPPEFMERLQGSVAEGQA